From a region of the Opisthocomus hoazin isolate bOpiHoa1 chromosome 21, bOpiHoa1.hap1, whole genome shotgun sequence genome:
- the OTOP2 gene encoding proton channel OTOP2, translated as MTEELTRKDSEIRHPNSSMGCGHKDDKASLASSQIASFSHQPHQPPSTPASKEVWKKGGRMFSILLAVHLALLACTLVSSGAFEKIAVHDYDVFFLLTVMMLIVIVWIIFYLVGTRRCPDAILCKDSHAGPIWLRGGLILFAIFSLVMDVFKIGYYSSFYSCLSAIKIIYPIVQAIFVAVQTYFLWISAKDCVHVHLNVTRCGLMLTLTTNLAVWMSAVTDESVHKAHSKLKKNVTEEIFRWLLKVGMRSSSSEECNCNSQICQIFKNGYYWLYPFNIEYSLFASAMVYVMWKNVGRLIDHHSHHIHRLKFRLFRRTFFVGIVLGLIILVSGLGVLILYEVQVNSSTESSKKSQALTMYYTFNIVCLGLMSLVCIGGSVIYRFDKRDMDRHKNPTRTLDVALLMGAALGQYAISYYSIVAIVASTPRDAISALNLTYALLMIAQHTFQNIFIIEGLHRQPPKEDHKHNSHQKDLYGLTFVNINAVSLRVPDSGSTLAPSTASGTEAIHPSDLVRSLTAPKKMNWRRKFLREISMFLLLSNIILWIMPAFGARPQFDNDTELNFYGDSMWPAIVDICLPFGIFYRMHAVASLLEVYIMS; from the exons ATGACCGAAGAGCTCACGCGAAAGGACAGCGAGATCAGACACCCCAACTCCAGCATGGGCTGCGGACACAAGGATGACAAAGCCAGCCTGGCTTCGAGCCAGATAGCATCTTTCAGCCACCAGCCTCACCAGCCCCCCTCCACTCCTGCCTCCAAGGAAGTGTGGAAAAAGGGCGGACGCATGTTCTCCATCCTTCTGGCTGTGCACTTAGCCCTGCTGGCCTGCACGCTGGTGAGCAGCGGGGCTTTTGAGAAGATTGCCGTGCATGATTACGATGTCTTCTTCCTGCTGACTGTCATGATGCTGATAGTCATCGTATGGATCATCTTCTACCTCGTTGGTACCAGGCGGTGCCCAGATGCCATCCTCTGCAAAGACTCCCACGCTGGGCCCATCTGGCTGAGAG GGGGCCTGATCCTCTTTGCCATTTTCAGCCTTGTCATGGATGTGTTCAAAATAGGATATTACTCGAGCTTCTACAGCTGCCTGTCTGCAATCAAAATCATCTACCCCATTGTGCAAGCAATATTTGTGGCCGTCCAG ACATACTTCCTCTGGATCTCTGCCAAAGACTGCGTCCACGTACACCTGAACGTTACCAG gtGCGGCTTGATGCTAACACTGACTACAAACTTAGCGGTGTGGATGTCAGCAGTGACAGATGAGTCCGTTCACAAAGCTCACTCAAAGTTGAAGAAGAATGTGACAGAGGAAATCTTCAGATGGCTCCTGAAAG TGGGAATGAGAAGTAGCTCATCTGAAGAATGCAACTGCAACAGCCAAATCTGCCAGATCTTCAAGAACGGCTACTATTGGCTGTACCCTTTTAACATTGAgtacagtctctttgcctctgccaTGGTCTATGTCATGTGGAAGAATGTTGGACGCCTCATAGACCACCACTCCCACCACATTCACCGCCTGAAGTTCAGGCTCTTCCGAAGGACCTTCTTTGTAGGCATCGTGTTGGGCCTCATCATTCTGGTGAGTGGTTTGGGAGTCCTTATTCTTTATGAGGTGCAGGTAAATTCCAGCACTGAATCCAGCAAGAAGAGCCAAGCACTCACCATGTACTACACCTTCAACATTGTTTGTCTGGGCCTGATGTCTCTGGTCTGCATTGGTGGTTCTGTCATCTACCGGTTTGACAAAAGAGACATGGATCGGCACAAGAACCCAACCAGGACCCTGGACGTGGCCCTGCTGATGGGTGCTGCCTTGGGGCAGTACGCTATTTCTTACTATTCCATTGTGGCCATTGTAGCCAGCACACCAAGGGATGCTATCAGCGCACTCAACCTCACCTATGCCCTCCTAATGATTGCCCAGCACACCTTCCAGAACATCTTCATTATCGAAGGCCTTCATCGGCAACCCCCCAAAGAAGACCATAAGCACAATTCTCATCAGAAGGATCTCTATGGCCTCACCTTTGTCAACATCAATGCAGTGTCCCTCCGTGTGCCGGACAGTGGCAGCACCTTGGCCCCTAGCACTGCGTCTGGCACAGAAGCCATCCATCCTTCTGACCTCGTGCGGTCCCTCACCGCCCCCAAGAAGATGAACTGGAGAAGGAAGTTCTTAAGGGAGATCTCCATGTTCCTCCTGCTGAGCAATATCATA